In Umboniibacter marinipuniceus, the sequence ATACATGAGTAACCCGAGCCTACACGAACTCGAACACCACGGAGAGTTCATCGAGCGCCACATTGGCGTAAGTGAAGTCCACCAAAAGCAAATGCTCGCCGAGCTAGGTTGCGACTCACTTGAAGACTTGATTGCCGACACCGTTCCGGCGGGCATTCGTCGTCAACAGTCAATGGATCTCCCCGAAGCCGTTTCAGAGCGTGATACGCTTGCCTACTTAAAAGATATTGCTCAGCGTAACCAGATCTTCCAGTCATTCATTGGTATGGGCTACCACGACACCTTAACGCCTAATGTTATCCTCCGGAATGTCTTGGAAAATCCAGGCTGGTACACGGCATATACGCCTTATCAGCCTGAGATTGCGCAGGGCCGATTAGAAGGTCTCTTGAACTTCCAACAGATGGTCACTGACCTAACCGGCATGGAACTCGCAAACGCTTCAATGCTAGATGAAGCAACCGCCGCCGCAGAAGCGATGAGCATGAGCAAGCGCGTCGCCCGTAAGAACAAGTCAAATGTCTATTTTGTTGATGCGGATGTTCACCCTCAGACCATCGCCGTCATTCAGACCCGTGCGGAACACTTTGGCTTCGAGGTCATCGTGGCTTCTGCCGCCACCGAGCTAGCGAATACCGATTGTTTTGGGGCCTTAGTGCAGTACCCTACGTCTACGGGTAACATCGAAGACATCAAGCAAATCATTGACGTCGCCCACAGCAAAGACGTACTGGTTACCGTAGCGGCTGACATCCTAAGCTTGGTTCTGTTAAAAGCGCCTGGTGATCTTGGCGCAGACATTGTTATTGGCTCGGCACAGCGTTTTGGTGTACCCATGGGCTTTGGCGGACCACATGCGGCATTCTTCGCTTTCCGCGATGCATACAAACGCGCTTCAGCTGGACGCATTATTGGCGTATCCGTAGATACCCGCGGTAAGAAAGCATTCCGAATGGCAATGCAGACACGGGAACAACATATCCGCCGAGAGAAGGCAAATTCAAACATTTGTACATCGCAGGTTCTCCTAGCGTTAATGGCCGGCTTCTACGCGGTCTATCACGGTCCTAAAGGGCTTAAGCGCATCGCTCAACGCGTCAATCGTATTACTGACCTCTTTGCACTAGCACTTGAATCACAGGGTTTCGAGCTTCGTCATAAGAACTGGTTCGATACGCTAACAGTTGAGACCAAAGAGAAAACGACTGATGTGATTCAACGGGCGCTTGAAGCCGAGATGAACGTCCGAGTGCTAGATGGTGCTGTAGGCCTGTCATTCCACGAAAAGACGACTTTGGCTGACCTAGATGTACTAATCAGCGCGTTTACCGGTGAAGATACCGATATCGACTGGACTGAACTTGATGCGCAGTTAATGGCGCAGGGTAGCCTAGGCATTCAGAGTTCAATGCTTCGGGACGATGAAATTCTGAGCCACGATGTTTTCAATCTTTATCATTCTGAAACCGAGATGCTGCGCTATTTAGCCCGTCTAGAGAAACGTGACATCGCGCTTAATCATTCTATGATCGCGCTCGGTTCATGCACCATGAAGCTAAACGCAACGGTAGAAATGATCCCCGTCACTTGGCCTGAATTCGGCGCATTGCACCCCTTCGCGCCCATTGAGCAAGCTGAGGGCTACCTAAAGCTGTTTGAAGAGCTGGAAAAGATGCTCTGTGAAGCAACCGGATATGACAATGTCAGTCTGCAACCTAATGCGGGGTCTCAGGGTGAATATGCGGGTTTGATCGCGATCAAAAAATATCACGAGTCACGTGGTGATCATCACCGCGACGTCTGCTTGATTCCTGCCTCGGCGCACGGAACGAACCCAGCCTCAGCGCAGATGGTCAGCATGCGTGTTGTGGTGGTTGCCTGTGATGAAAAAGGTAACGTGGATATGGCGGACCTCCAAGCTAAAGTTGAGCAACACAGCGAGAATCTTGCTGCTATCATGGTGACCTACCCATCAACCCACGGTGTATTTGAAGAATCAATTACCGAGTTGTGTGATCTTATCCACGAGCACGGTGGGCAGGTTTATGTCGATGGCGCCAACATGAACGCCTTGGTAGGCGTTGCTGCGCCGGGTCATTTCGGTGGTGATGTCTCACACCTCAACCTCCACAAGACTTTCTGTATTCCTCACGGCGGTGGTGGCCCAGGTATGGGACCCATTGGTGTTAAATCTCACTTAGCTCCTTTCTTGGCCGCTCACCCTGTTCAACAGGTTGAAGGGACAGCCATGGAGAATGGCGTAATCTCAGCGGCGCCTTGGGGTTCGGCCAGCATTCTTCCCATTTCATGGGCATACATTAAGCTGATGGGTGCTGAGGGGCTAAAGGCCGCTACTGAGACGGCTATTTTGAGCGCCAACTACTTGGCCAAGCATTTAGCGCCGCACTTCCCGGTGCTCTACACGGGGACGAGTGGCCGTGTGGCCCACGAATGTCTCATCGATATTCGTCCGCTTAAAGAAGCGACAGGCGTCAGCGAAGAAGATATCGCCAAGCGTCTTATGGATTTTGGCTTCCACTCGCCAACCATGAGCTTCCCTGTAGCCGGCACGCTGATGATTGAACCTACCGAGTCTGAATCGAAGAGCGAGCTTGATAATTTCATTACCGCCATGGCAACCATCCGCGCGGAAGCTGACGCGGTAGGTCGCGGTGAGTATCCGGCGGATAACAATCCACTGTGTAATGCGCCCCATACCCAGGCTGATATCCTAGGTGATTGGGATCGTCCTTATTCACGCGAAAAGGCGACCTACCCGGCTGATTTCGTGAAGGCAGGTAAAGCATGGCCTACGGCTAACCGTATTGATAATGTCTTTGGTGATCGTAATCTGATCTGTTCATGCCCTCCGCTTGAGCACTACCTCGAAGACTAAATCAGCGTCTAGCATATTACCAAAACTGAGAAGAGCGCCAAACGGCGCTCTTTTTTTTTCGCCTCAATTCAGTCTACACTTGAGTCTGGCATTATTGAGGGAGAGAAAAGCTATGAAACGGATACTCATTCTTATCGCAACGCTAGTGCTCGTTGCCTGTATTCCAGCAAAAAGCATTGTCTTTGACCAATATGGAGAATGGCAGGTTATCGCTATCAACGGTAACAGCTGGCAAGGATCTCACCCGCCAACGATTACTTTTTCTGGCAACTCCATTAGCGGCTCGGGCGGCTGTAATCGTTACCAGGCCACCTTAGAATCCTACGGTTCTACCTTCGAGGTTGGCCCCACTGCATCAACAAAGATGGCCTGTCCCGGTAATGCCGATGCACTTGAAAATAGTTTCTTCGGCGTCCTCGCAATGGTCAACGAGGCACGAATGGATGGCGAACGCCTAATTCTCGAAAACACCCGTGAAAAGGTGTCGATGGTGCTTGTCTCCACATCGCAGTGACGCGTTCTGCCAGTGCAATAGCATAAAGCTAGCGAGTGCTCGCATAGGGTCTTTAGAAGTACCTACAGAGGCCTTGTGGCTCAATGTCTCCTCAATTTCACGGATCGTCGGTTTCTAAGGTGTAATAGGCATCAATACCCTGATCCTCGCCCATTGATGCTTCCAGGCTGATATTGTTGTTAACCCGATAGCGAACTAAGAATTCGGTATTGTCATCGTTAGAATGGGTACTCTGCTGACCGGCTGAGTCCAAGTAGTAATTAAAACCAACCCAGAAGTCGGCATTGAGCTGCCTGCCAATAGAGGCCTTGGTGGGTGAAATAGTGAAGGTTGCCTCACCTAAGATATCGTTCACCCGCGTCCCGGCGCCAATTAGCTCTGTAGCCTGCATAAACGCAAGCTGGGCGGCGGTATCATCGCTGGGCGGGGTTTCGAAAACGAGATAGCTCAAACGCTCAGTATCACTCATATAAGGCTGCGAATAGAGTTCAACCGTAGGATCTAGCGAGGTACCCTTAACTTCAACACCTACCACCACATCATCAACTTTCTTCTCCACCACAATATCAATGGTCGGGTTATCGATAGCGCCGCCAGAAAAACTGATTCGCCCCGATTTAATAGGCATACGAGAACTATAAACCTGATACTCTCCGGCACTAATATTGATCGTCCCGAAGGCCCGAAGACTACTATCAAATGGCTTTTTTAGCGCCAAATTGCCACCTACATCACTGAAAAAGTCCTCACTGGTTACGCGAAACCCGGGCCTAATATTCAAATTAAAGTCCAGCGCTAATCTCTCAGGCAAGAGTGAATCGTTGTCGTCGGCTAGTTGTTCATCTACGTAGACAACATCGCTCGAGTTACTCACTACCTCGGGCGCATCATCAAGATGGTAATTTCCATCAATAATGTCGATGTCACCGGTCATCGTTAAATTTCCCTGCTCCGACACCAATTGAAGGCTTGGGCTAGCCAATACCGACAACTTTGTCGATTGCGCCAAGCGCAGTTCTTCGCCCGTTAACTGCAGAGACAGATCGCCGGTCTCTACATCTAAGTCGCCACGCCAACGAATATCACCGCCCATATTAGCGCTACCGTCAACGCTAATTTGCCAATTCGGTGTTAACGCTACCCGAGTATTAAATTGCTCTAAGCGCGTACCATATTCGTTTAACGCTAGACTGCCCTCCTGAATAGCGGCGATAGCCGTCACTGACGGAGCGCTCAGCGGTCCTTCAGCACTGGCTTGAAGAGAGAGTTTGCCGGCCAGCTCTTCTACCCCTACAAGAGTATCATCAAGCCAATCGAACTCTGATAGATTGGCCGCGAGTTGAGCCTCTATTTGCGGGTCCGCTAAAGGACTAACAATCTGAGCATCCAAACTGAAGTCGCCGTTTTCGCCGAGCAAGCTGTCGCCACGAACACTTATAATGTCTCCCGTTAGCTGAGCACTTATCTGGGCATCACGAATAGGAGCTTGCATCAATAAGCCACCACGAGAAACTAAGGTTAACGAGTCACCCGATAGCGATGCCTCGCCAAAGAACTCAGAACCTGATGGGTTAAATTGATAGCGAATATCGGTCGCAATAAGATTATCAGCGTTACTGAGAAAGGGAAGAAACGGGCTCGCCCAAGCTATCGGAACACTCGCTACCTCGAGCTCTGCTGACTGAAGTTCTCGCGCTTGAATATCAATACCGGCACAAAACTTCGCATCGCCAGGGGCAAGCAGACAAAAGGGGCTAACCATAAGATCTTGGTTGGACGCTGAGATCAAAAAGGGTTCATTTAATCGCCACTCTCGCAGGGCGTGAATCGCAATTTGGCCGATACGCCCTTGCCAACTGAATGGTTCAAAGCTTCCTGAGCCAGATACGTCCATGCCATGGAGCTGAGGA encodes:
- a CDS encoding META domain-containing protein — translated: MKRILILIATLVLVACIPAKSIVFDQYGEWQVIAINGNSWQGSHPPTITFSGNSISGSGGCNRYQATLESYGSTFEVGPTASTKMACPGNADALENSFFGVLAMVNEARMDGERLILENTREKVSMVLVSTSQ
- the gcvP gene encoding aminomethyl-transferring glycine dehydrogenase translates to MSNPSLHELEHHGEFIERHIGVSEVHQKQMLAELGCDSLEDLIADTVPAGIRRQQSMDLPEAVSERDTLAYLKDIAQRNQIFQSFIGMGYHDTLTPNVILRNVLENPGWYTAYTPYQPEIAQGRLEGLLNFQQMVTDLTGMELANASMLDEATAAAEAMSMSKRVARKNKSNVYFVDADVHPQTIAVIQTRAEHFGFEVIVASAATELANTDCFGALVQYPTSTGNIEDIKQIIDVAHSKDVLVTVAADILSLVLLKAPGDLGADIVIGSAQRFGVPMGFGGPHAAFFAFRDAYKRASAGRIIGVSVDTRGKKAFRMAMQTREQHIRREKANSNICTSQVLLALMAGFYAVYHGPKGLKRIAQRVNRITDLFALALESQGFELRHKNWFDTLTVETKEKTTDVIQRALEAEMNVRVLDGAVGLSFHEKTTLADLDVLISAFTGEDTDIDWTELDAQLMAQGSLGIQSSMLRDDEILSHDVFNLYHSETEMLRYLARLEKRDIALNHSMIALGSCTMKLNATVEMIPVTWPEFGALHPFAPIEQAEGYLKLFEELEKMLCEATGYDNVSLQPNAGSQGEYAGLIAIKKYHESRGDHHRDVCLIPASAHGTNPASAQMVSMRVVVVACDEKGNVDMADLQAKVEQHSENLAAIMVTYPSTHGVFEESITELCDLIHEHGGQVYVDGANMNALVGVAAPGHFGGDVSHLNLHKTFCIPHGGGGPGMGPIGVKSHLAPFLAAHPVQQVEGTAMENGVISAAPWGSASILPISWAYIKLMGAEGLKAATETAILSANYLAKHLAPHFPVLYTGTSGRVAHECLIDIRPLKEATGVSEEDIAKRLMDFGFHSPTMSFPVAGTLMIEPTESESKSELDNFITAMATIRAEADAVGRGEYPADNNPLCNAPHTQADILGDWDRPYSREKATYPADFVKAGKAWPTANRIDNVFGDRNLICSCPPLEHYLED